Proteins encoded in a region of the Helicobacter sp. MIT 21-1697 genome:
- the dcd gene encoding dCTP deaminase has translation MGLKSDTWIKKMSKKGMIEPFCEKQVGKNIVSYGLSSYGYDIRVGNEFMIFTNIGANLVDPKSFDERNVVEITTEENGYCLVPPNSFALARTIEYFRIPRNVLAICLGKSTYARCGIIVNVTPFEPEFEGHITIEISNTTPLPAKIYANEGIAQVLFLEGDEPCEVSYKDKKGKYQGQQGITLPKVIK, from the coding sequence ATGGGATTAAAATCAGATACTTGGATTAAAAAAATGAGCAAAAAGGGTATGATTGAGCCATTTTGTGAAAAACAAGTAGGAAAAAATATCGTAAGTTATGGGCTTTCAAGCTATGGATATGATATTCGCGTAGGTAATGAATTTATGATTTTTACAAATATCGGTGCGAATCTTGTTGATCCTAAAAGCTTTGATGAGCGCAATGTCGTGGAAATTACCACAGAGGAGAATGGCTATTGTCTCGTGCCACCTAATTCTTTTGCATTAGCGCGCACGATTGAATATTTTAGAATCCCACGCAATGTGTTGGCAATTTGTCTTGGCAAAAGCACTTATGCGCGGTGTGGGATTATTGTGAATGTTACGCCCTTTGAGCCAGAGTTTGAGGGGCATATCACTATTGAGATTAGTAATACTACACCATTACCTGCTAAGATTTATGCGAATGAGGGCATTGCCCAAGTGCTTTTTTTGGAAGGAGATGAGCCTTGTGAGGTAAGCTATAAGGATAAAAAAGGCAAATATCAAGGACAGCAAGGCATTACTCTTCCAAAAGTAATAAAATGA
- the accB gene encoding acetyl-CoA carboxylase biotin carboxyl carrier protein — protein sequence MNLQEIKKIMELFDNSGIAKFSIKQEGFELKLQKTGANEPIQVMPQSITLPTQTAPITAVTQAVDSSPTPSTPKDTSGHFITSPMVGTFYRSPSPGAAPYVNVGDIVKKGQTVAIIEAMKIMNEIEAEFDCKIISIEVNDGQPVEFSTQLIKVEKL from the coding sequence ATGAATTTGCAAGAAATCAAAAAGATTATGGAACTCTTTGACAACAGCGGCATAGCTAAATTCAGTATTAAACAAGAGGGTTTTGAACTCAAACTCCAAAAAACAGGCGCAAATGAGCCAATCCAAGTAATGCCTCAATCTATCACGCTCCCTACTCAAACAGCTCCTATCACCGCAGTTACTCAAGCCGTAGATTCTTCTCCTACACCTAGCACACCAAAGGACACAAGCGGACATTTTATTACTTCGCCAATGGTGGGGACATTTTATCGCTCTCCTAGTCCGGGAGCAGCCCCTTATGTCAATGTCGGCGATATTGTTAAAAAGGGGCAGACGGTTGCTATCATTGAAGCAATGAAAATTATGAATGAGATTGAAGCAGAATTTGATTGCAAAATTATTTCAATAGAAGTAAATGACGGACAACCTGTGGAATTTAGCACTCAACTTATTAAAGTTGAAAAACTCTAG